In Zobellia roscoffensis, the following are encoded in one genomic region:
- a CDS encoding sodium:solute symporter, which yields MSPTLILIIIAIYFHTLMAISYFSSKNSSDETYFTGDRKSPWYLVAFGMVGAGLSGVTFVSLPGMVGNNNFHFYQFILGNVVGYLFITFVLTPLYYKLRLVSIYSYLNDRFGSKTYKTGSLFFLVSQSFGAALRLLLAAKILQFAVFDHFGVPFFLTVILILALVWLYTNKSGIKTIVWTDTMQTVFLILGAVITIYTIITSLNLSLPEAVESVTKHQYFKIFNWDAASGNNFYKQFIAGILVAIAMIGLDQNMMQKTLTCKNVWDAQKNTLTYSLILAITQFLFMGLGILMYIYAQDNGIALQVGKNGLLLDTDTLFPNLALNHLGILAGIFFILGIIAASFSSVDSALTALTTSFTYDFLDIEHKPSETKKKLKNLVLIAFSCVIFVIIVSFANSKGDVISLIFKVAGYTYGPLLGLYLFGMFTKVSVKDKWVPLVCVSAPMATYFLGSYFQNTFQFDFGFINIAVNAAITITGLLLIHKKTKKDE from the coding sequence TTGAGTCCTACTCTAATCTTAATTATCATAGCCATCTATTTCCACACTTTGATGGCTATTTCCTATTTCTCATCAAAAAATTCAAGTGACGAAACCTATTTTACGGGCGATCGTAAATCGCCTTGGTATTTAGTTGCATTCGGTATGGTCGGTGCCGGTCTATCGGGAGTTACGTTTGTTTCTCTTCCGGGGATGGTAGGCAACAACAATTTTCATTTCTATCAATTTATATTGGGGAATGTTGTGGGGTATCTCTTTATTACTTTTGTATTAACTCCCCTTTATTACAAATTGAGATTGGTGTCCATTTATTCCTATCTCAATGACCGTTTCGGCAGTAAAACCTATAAAACGGGATCACTATTTTTTCTTGTATCGCAATCTTTTGGTGCCGCATTGCGATTATTATTGGCTGCAAAAATTTTACAATTCGCGGTTTTCGACCACTTTGGTGTTCCTTTTTTCTTAACCGTGATTCTTATTCTAGCCCTAGTTTGGCTCTACACCAACAAATCAGGAATTAAAACAATTGTATGGACGGATACCATGCAAACGGTTTTTCTCATTTTAGGCGCCGTAATAACTATTTACACCATCATAACTTCTCTAAACCTAAGTTTACCGGAAGCCGTTGAAAGCGTTACAAAGCACCAATACTTTAAAATTTTTAATTGGGATGCCGCTTCAGGAAACAATTTCTACAAACAATTTATAGCCGGTATTTTAGTGGCCATTGCCATGATCGGTCTGGATCAAAACATGATGCAGAAAACCCTAACCTGCAAAAACGTTTGGGACGCTCAAAAAAACACACTCACCTATAGCCTCATTTTGGCCATTACCCAATTTCTCTTTATGGGACTTGGTATTTTAATGTACATCTATGCTCAAGATAATGGTATAGCCTTACAAGTAGGCAAAAACGGACTACTGTTAGATACGGATACCCTATTCCCTAACTTGGCATTGAACCATCTAGGCATTCTGGCAGGTATATTTTTTATCCTGGGAATTATTGCTGCCTCATTCTCTAGCGTGGACTCTGCTTTAACCGCCCTTACAACCTCGTTCACCTATGATTTTCTAGATATTGAACATAAACCAAGTGAAACCAAAAAGAAGCTGAAGAATCTGGTTTTAATCGCGTTTTCATGTGTCATTTTTGTAATCATTGTGTCTTTCGCCAATAGCAAGGGTGATGTTATTTCGCTCATTTTTAAGGTTGCAGGATATACTTATGGGCCGCTATTGGGCTTATACCTTTTTGGCATGTTCACCAAAGTTTCCGTTAAAGATAAATGGGTACCATTGGTTTGCGTTTCCGCACCTATGGCCACATATTTTTTGGGGAGTTATTTTCAAAATACATTTCAATTCGATTTCGGATTTATAAACATAGCCGTAAATGCAGCTATTACTATTACAGGACTACTATTAATACATAAAAAAACAAAGAAAGATGAGTAA
- a CDS encoding Pycsar system effector family protein, producing MMEESEKEIKKQEKAIDKQLITELGIDKEKLKELKKKLAKVEPRSERGAETLFRLVSKNQYTLNAMIDRKSNILISINALILSIILGTVLSQLDKDPHLIYPAIIMLVTNLISIAYAVFATRPELTHGDRSTNNLLFYGNFNTMNEEEYTEELTGLMYKGDELYKTIAKDTFHLGKTIDRKFKLLRTSFHVFLVGIILAVVGFIACHIMFAM from the coding sequence ATGATGGAAGAATCAGAAAAAGAAATAAAAAAGCAAGAAAAAGCGATTGATAAACAATTGATTACCGAATTGGGTATTGATAAAGAGAAGCTAAAAGAACTGAAGAAGAAACTAGCAAAAGTTGAACCTCGTTCAGAACGTGGTGCAGAAACTTTGTTTCGTTTGGTATCTAAAAATCAGTATACTTTGAACGCGATGATCGATAGAAAATCGAATATTCTTATTTCCATCAACGCACTTATTCTATCTATAATCTTGGGAACCGTATTAAGTCAGTTAGATAAAGATCCACATCTTATATATCCGGCAATTATAATGTTGGTAACTAATCTCATATCCATAGCATATGCAGTATTTGCCACTAGACCAGAACTTACGCATGGAGATAGAAGCACCAATAACCTTTTGTTCTATGGTAATTTTAATACTATGAATGAGGAAGAGTACACAGAAGAACTTACCGGCTTAATGTACAAAGGAGACGAACTGTATAAAACCATTGCAAAAGATACGTTTCATTTAGGTAAGACAATTGATAGAAAGTTTAAACTACTTAGAACTTCTTTTCATGTTTTCTTAGTAGGTATTATTTTGGCAGTGGTAGGCTTTATAGCTTGCCATATCATGTTTGCTATGTAA
- the murQ gene encoding N-acetylmuramic acid 6-phosphate etherase, with protein MSKPITEQSSKYDNLEKMELLELLSSINAEDKTVPMAIEEALPQIHNFVAAVVNKMQQGGRLFYIGAGTSGRLGVLDASECPPTFGVSDDHIIGLIAGGDVALRKAVENAEDNTEQAWEDLKPFNINKNDVLLGIAASGSTPYVIGGLKKAKEEGLITGGISCNENSLLSQTAEYPMEIVVGPEFVTGSTRMKAGTAQKLVLNMISTSVMIQLGKVKGNKMVDMQLSNKKLVERGTKMIIEALGIEADLAKLLLKKHKSVRTVIDLYKDKMPKSSFE; from the coding sequence ATGAGTAAACCCATCACTGAACAATCCTCTAAATATGACAATCTTGAAAAGATGGAGTTATTAGAGCTGCTCAGTTCTATAAATGCTGAGGATAAAACCGTTCCGATGGCCATAGAAGAAGCGCTACCACAGATTCATAATTTTGTGGCCGCTGTAGTTAATAAAATGCAGCAAGGCGGAAGACTTTTTTACATTGGCGCCGGTACTAGCGGACGATTAGGAGTTTTAGATGCCTCTGAATGCCCTCCTACTTTTGGGGTGTCAGATGACCACATCATAGGTCTTATTGCCGGTGGTGACGTGGCTCTAAGAAAAGCGGTAGAAAATGCGGAAGATAATACGGAACAAGCTTGGGAAGACCTGAAACCCTTTAATATCAATAAAAATGATGTACTCCTGGGTATTGCCGCATCTGGCTCTACCCCGTATGTAATTGGCGGGTTGAAAAAGGCTAAGGAAGAAGGTCTCATAACCGGAGGTATTTCTTGTAACGAAAACTCACTTTTATCCCAGACAGCGGAGTATCCCATGGAAATTGTAGTTGGACCCGAGTTCGTAACCGGAAGCACCCGAATGAAGGCCGGTACGGCTCAAAAACTGGTTCTGAATATGATTTCAACATCGGTAATGATTCAGCTCGGAAAAGTAAAAGGAAACAAAATGGTAGACATGCAATTGTCTAACAAAAAATTAGTGGAACGCGGAACCAAAATGATTATAGAAGCTCTTGGTATTGAAGCTGATTTGGCAAAACTACTCCTAAAAAAACATAAAAGTGTAAGGACCGTTATAGACCTCTACAAAGATAAAATGCCTAAAAGTAGTTTTGAATAG
- a CDS encoding thiamine pyrophosphate-dependent enzyme, whose amino-acid sequence MEKKVVWHKVLDNKKRLAEGRVMTVTAAHKGICLTHFKGKFSALDNKCPHQGGPLGEGSIENGLLRCPWHGWDFDPCTGVPPGGYDDGIETFPTKEEGDEIFVGIEEEEKHAETISDVMIETMVNWGVDTGFGMVGHSNLGVADAMMRQEEKGNFKFIGIRHEGAAAFAASAYGKLMGKPAVCFGIAGPGSTNMFTGMWDAKVDRSPMLALSGQVNTQVLGTGAFQEVDLVGAFQTVANFNHSVQQNSKHSELMSLAIKSALINRDVSHITFPDEVAFMPKPDNEKAQTPEDRITPFNISPPRQMVAKAVGMITKSERPAIIVGHGARFQMNAIIAFAEKLNCPVITTFKGKGQISDHHELGCGVLGRSGTPIASWFMNESDLLIVFGASFSNHTGITPKKPIIQVDYDPAALSKFHKVDAALWGEISETLTIIEEQTEGKINTVDRRPEIAKRWEIWQEEKASRLQDESTVSLSSIAVFDAMNKVVPDNAVIAVDVGNNTYSFGRYFEPKNQSVLMSGYLGSIGFALPAAMGAWAAQGKERPIWSVSGDGGFGQYLGEMMTLVKYNMNIKHVLLNNSEIGKISKEQKAAELDVWKTSLHNANFSKYAENCGALGIRVTKIEELIPALEKLKAHDGPALLEIITDASLI is encoded by the coding sequence ATGGAAAAGAAAGTAGTGTGGCATAAAGTGTTAGATAATAAAAAGAGATTGGCAGAAGGTCGTGTAATGACCGTTACTGCTGCTCATAAAGGTATTTGCTTAACACATTTTAAAGGCAAATTTTCGGCTTTAGATAATAAGTGTCCGCACCAAGGTGGTCCTCTAGGGGAAGGTTCTATTGAAAACGGCTTGTTACGTTGCCCGTGGCACGGTTGGGATTTTGACCCATGTACCGGTGTGCCTCCAGGTGGTTATGATGATGGTATTGAAACTTTTCCAACAAAGGAAGAGGGCGATGAAATTTTTGTGGGTATTGAAGAGGAAGAGAAACACGCAGAAACGATTTCTGATGTGATGATAGAGACTATGGTGAACTGGGGTGTTGATACTGGTTTTGGCATGGTTGGTCACTCAAACCTAGGGGTTGCCGATGCCATGATGCGTCAAGAAGAAAAAGGAAATTTCAAATTTATCGGAATACGTCATGAAGGAGCTGCAGCATTTGCGGCATCTGCTTATGGTAAATTAATGGGGAAACCCGCAGTTTGCTTTGGTATTGCAGGTCCGGGTTCTACCAATATGTTTACCGGTATGTGGGATGCTAAAGTAGACCGTTCACCAATGTTGGCACTTTCTGGTCAGGTAAATACACAAGTACTGGGAACAGGTGCTTTTCAAGAAGTAGATTTGGTAGGTGCTTTTCAAACCGTAGCCAATTTTAACCATAGTGTACAACAAAACTCTAAGCATAGTGAATTAATGAGCTTGGCAATTAAAAGCGCATTAATAAATAGAGATGTATCTCATATTACTTTCCCAGATGAGGTTGCCTTTATGCCAAAGCCAGATAACGAAAAGGCACAGACTCCAGAAGATAGAATTACACCTTTTAATATTTCACCACCAAGACAAATGGTAGCGAAAGCAGTGGGTATGATTACAAAATCTGAACGACCTGCAATAATCGTAGGACATGGCGCTCGTTTTCAAATGAATGCTATAATCGCATTTGCAGAAAAATTAAACTGTCCGGTAATCACCACCTTTAAAGGAAAAGGACAAATTTCTGACCATCATGAATTAGGTTGTGGAGTACTTGGTAGAAGCGGAACGCCCATAGCTTCATGGTTTATGAACGAGAGTGATTTATTGATTGTTTTTGGAGCATCGTTTTCTAATCATACAGGTATTACGCCTAAAAAACCTATTATACAGGTAGATTATGACCCAGCAGCTTTAAGTAAATTTCATAAAGTTGATGCTGCGCTATGGGGAGAGATTTCTGAAACCTTGACCATTATAGAAGAACAAACCGAAGGAAAAATAAATACGGTAGATAGACGTCCAGAAATTGCTAAACGATGGGAGATATGGCAGGAGGAAAAAGCAAGTAGGCTGCAAGATGAAAGTACAGTTAGTCTAAGTTCAATTGCAGTATTTGATGCAATGAACAAAGTAGTACCAGACAATGCGGTTATTGCCGTAGATGTTGGTAACAACACCTATTCTTTTGGTCGTTATTTTGAACCTAAAAATCAATCTGTATTAATGTCGGGTTACTTGGGTTCTATAGGTTTTGCATTGCCTGCGGCAATGGGCGCTTGGGCTGCTCAAGGTAAAGAAAGACCTATTTGGTCGGTCTCAGGTGATGGTGGCTTTGGTCAGTATTTAGGTGAGATGATGACTTTGGTGAAATACAATATGAACATTAAGCATGTGCTTTTAAACAACTCGGAAATCGGTAAAATTTCAAAGGAGCAAAAAGCAGCTGAATTGGATGTTTGGAAAACTTCTTTACACAATGCTAATTTTTCAAAATATGCAGAGAATTGTGGGGCACTTGGTATTAGAGTTACCAAAATAGAAGAATTAATACCTGCTTTAGAAAAACTAAAAGCACATGATGGTCCGGCATTACTGGAAATAATCACTGACGCTAGTTTGATTTAA
- a CDS encoding RagB/SusD family nutrient uptake outer membrane protein: MKNIIKLMAIALVIVASSCDTEYLDPNSTLEPDVVNNTDNLIMLINGIQQRWSSDRAGIIYTYTHISGLNTDELRLLNPGNLGENEILLGGDDVNGGNEVLINMWTNAMLTRKEATTVIDAADDASESASASGSLKAYGLFYRAMAHGTLIQFFESIPLEIIENATFEDRATVLQNAIADLTEAKGYIDAGLDATATADIFTSVDLENSVNAMLARFNLMAGNYDAALTAANAVDLSAKSTWVYDASIPNPLAFWFGSQNVTQAKDLTFGLPSELLPDENDARIPFYVTADDLAAETPNYQVVGFWSDNLDEIPVYLPGEILLIKAEAYARTNDLTNAVTELNSVLTKTATTDIYGLGANLPEYSGPIVQDDILDEIYKNRRVELYLTGLSLEDNRRFERPGPADANAERNRNYYPYPNAERDNNTNTPANPAL, translated from the coding sequence ATGAAAAACATAATAAAACTAATGGCTATTGCTTTGGTGATCGTTGCATCATCTTGTGATACCGAATATTTAGACCCCAACTCTACTCTTGAACCAGATGTAGTGAACAACACAGATAATTTAATAATGTTGATAAACGGGATTCAACAAAGGTGGAGTTCGGACCGTGCAGGTATAATTTATACATACACGCACATATCCGGATTGAATACTGATGAATTGAGACTGTTGAACCCTGGTAACCTAGGTGAAAACGAAATTTTGCTTGGTGGTGATGATGTAAACGGAGGAAACGAAGTTTTAATCAACATGTGGACGAATGCAATGTTAACCCGAAAAGAGGCGACTACGGTGATCGATGCCGCTGATGATGCAAGTGAGAGCGCCTCTGCTTCGGGTTCTTTAAAGGCTTATGGTCTTTTCTATAGAGCTATGGCTCACGGAACCTTAATTCAGTTTTTTGAAAGTATTCCTCTAGAAATTATAGAAAATGCCACTTTCGAAGACCGAGCTACCGTACTACAAAATGCCATAGCAGATTTAACCGAAGCCAAAGGATATATAGATGCAGGACTGGATGCTACTGCAACCGCAGATATCTTTACCTCAGTAGACCTGGAAAACTCAGTCAATGCTATGTTGGCAAGATTCAATCTAATGGCCGGTAACTATGATGCAGCACTAACTGCCGCTAATGCAGTGGACCTTTCGGCTAAATCCACTTGGGTTTACGATGCTTCCATTCCTAACCCGTTGGCATTTTGGTTCGGTTCACAGAACGTAACGCAGGCAAAAGATTTAACTTTCGGTCTGCCTTCGGAATTATTGCCTGATGAAAATGATGCACGTATACCTTTCTATGTTACTGCAGATGATTTGGCAGCAGAAACTCCTAACTACCAAGTAGTTGGTTTTTGGAGCGATAATCTTGATGAAATCCCTGTGTATTTACCGGGCGAAATTCTTTTGATCAAAGCAGAAGCATACGCAAGAACCAATGACCTTACGAATGCAGTTACCGAACTAAATTCTGTATTGACGAAAACAGCAACAACGGATATTTATGGCCTAGGCGCTAATCTTCCTGAGTATTCAGGACCTATTGTCCAAGACGATATTTTAGATGAAATCTATAAAAACAGAAGAGTGGAATTGTATTTAACAGGATTGTCCTTAGAAGACAATAGAAGGTTTGAAAGACCGGGACCTGCGGATGCAAATGCAGAAAGAAACCGTAACTATTACCCTTACCCCAATGCGGAAAGAGATAATAATACCAATACTCCTGCAAACCCCGCTTTATAA
- a CDS encoding cation:proton antiporter: MFQSFSIIFLIAAFFSYVNYKWLKLPSTIGLMILALSTVILITLTQNIFPAFYLYFCDVVINTDFRSLLMDGMLSFLLFAGSLHVNIDDLKKERKSILLFATFGVLISTTIVGFLTYYLAQSLSIELPLIHALLFGALISPTDPIAVMSILKKANIQKSLGVKIEGESLFNDGIGVVVFSGLLIVARLDENSNESVSSAIGELFLMEAVGGIVYGLILGYIGYRVIKSINENPQLAVLISLAIVIGGYAIASLLHVSGPLAMVVSGMVIGNKINIASNKGITRKMLNEIWEVLDDVFNAILFVLIGLSIHLLKFDSLYLTLGVLSVFVVLLARFISVLLPYSLLKHEESKPIKTVAILTWGGLRGGISIALALSLSEDLSAEIILYITYVVVLVSILAQGLSIGKVAKKIYS; encoded by the coding sequence ATGTTTCAATCATTTAGTATCATATTCTTAATTGCCGCCTTTTTTAGTTACGTCAACTATAAGTGGTTAAAGTTGCCATCAACCATTGGGTTAATGATTTTAGCTTTGTCAACGGTCATTTTAATTACATTGACTCAAAATATATTTCCTGCATTTTATCTTTACTTCTGCGATGTGGTAATCAATACAGATTTTAGAAGTCTGTTAATGGACGGTATGTTGAGTTTCTTGCTTTTTGCTGGATCTTTACATGTTAATATAGATGACCTAAAAAAAGAGCGGAAATCCATACTATTGTTTGCAACATTCGGAGTACTTATTTCTACTACAATAGTCGGTTTTTTAACCTATTATCTTGCTCAATCTTTAAGTATAGAATTACCGTTAATACATGCTTTGCTTTTTGGAGCATTAATTTCACCTACTGACCCTATTGCGGTAATGTCAATTTTGAAAAAGGCAAATATTCAGAAAAGTTTGGGAGTAAAAATTGAAGGTGAATCTTTGTTTAATGATGGTATTGGTGTTGTAGTGTTTTCTGGTTTGTTAATTGTAGCACGATTAGATGAAAATAGCAATGAATCCGTAAGTAGTGCAATTGGCGAGCTATTTTTAATGGAAGCCGTTGGTGGAATTGTCTACGGTTTGATTTTAGGTTATATAGGATATAGAGTTATTAAATCTATTAATGAAAATCCGCAATTAGCGGTTTTAATAAGTTTAGCCATTGTCATAGGTGGTTATGCAATAGCTTCGTTACTTCATGTATCCGGACCGTTGGCTATGGTAGTTTCGGGTATGGTCATTGGAAATAAAATTAATATTGCTTCAAATAAAGGAATAACCCGAAAGATGCTGAATGAAATTTGGGAAGTTCTAGATGATGTATTTAATGCTATTCTGTTCGTTCTAATAGGGTTGTCGATACACCTGCTAAAATTTGATTCTTTATACCTTACTTTAGGTGTCTTGTCTGTATTCGTGGTGCTTTTAGCTCGATTTATATCTGTATTATTGCCTTATAGCTTACTTAAACATGAAGAAAGTAAACCTATAAAAACCGTAGCTATTTTAACTTGGGGAGGCTTACGCGGCGGTATATCTATAGCGTTGGCACTTAGTTTGTCAGAAGACCTTTCCGCAGAAATAATATTGTACATAACTTACGTTGTTGTATTGGTATCGATTCTTGCTCAAGGATTAAGTATTGGTAAAGTGGCAAAGAAAATATATAGCTAG